The Plectropomus leopardus isolate mb unplaced genomic scaffold, YSFRI_Pleo_2.0 unplaced_scaffold26069, whole genome shotgun sequence genome includes the window taatttgtggtTGCAGATACCCCTCGGTGTGGCCTTTGTCCCTCTTGGCGTTCAGGGCCACGGCTCACGCTCTGGCGTTTCCCAGAGAGAATCGGCGTGAGCGTGAGCGAGGCGGGGCGGCCGGCTCGCTGAAGCCAGAGGAGTTCCTGGAAAACCAAAGTCAGAGTTCGCTGCTGGGACACATCTTCAGGAAACACGtcaaacccaaaaaacagcacgAGATC containing:
- the LOC121966841 gene encoding protein RRNAD1-like — translated: EFFTEDLWQTLPVSWQPALQDLTYPQIADLLLDAAHGERKYPSVWPLSLLAFRATAHALAFPRENRRERERGGAAGSLKPEEFLENQSQSSLLGHIFRKHVKPKKQHEIRKLGMLVKTLCERAECSRVVDVGSGQ